The sequence below is a genomic window from Sphingomonas crusticola.
CGCCCCACGCGGTGGCGCGGGCGTCGAAATGGCCAAGGTCGAGCGGATGATCGGCGCGACCGATCAAGGTGCCGTTGGCGATAGCGGAACGATAATCGAATCGGAACGGCCAGGGCTTGTTGCCGGTCAAGGCCGCGCCCGTGAGCGCGATGGTGGACGGATTGCCGGCGAGGCTCCCGCGTCCGGCAAGACGCAGGCCCTGATCATCCGCCATGAAGGGCGCGGTGAAACGATGATTGCGCTTGCGATCGTCGAGCGTCAGCAACCCATTACGGATCGTGAGGTGCTGCAGCGAGCCGCCACCACCTTTTCCTCCGCCCCCGAAACCCTTCCAATTGGCGTGGAGCGGGTCTTGGCGGAGCAGCGCGATCGTGAGTCCGTCCACCTCAAGCGAGTGCGGACGTGCCTGACCGAACATCAAGGGTATGATCGGCAGGCGCACCAGCGCCGAGCGTATGACGATCATGTCGCCCCCACCCGCCCACTCGGGCTGGGCGACGCGTATGTCGCGGATGCGCAGATCCGCCTGCAGGAAGCCGTGATCGATCCGGTCGAGCGCGCCGACCGTGACGGCGCGCCCAAACTGGCGCGACAGACTCTGTTCCAGCGGCCCGCGCAAATAGGCCCAACCATAGCTGAGGATCAGGAAGATGATCAGCAATAGGGCGAGGATCGTGCCGCCGACGGCATACCAGACGCGGCGATGACGCCTGAAAAATGCCGGAACATCCACGCCGCGGGAGACGCATGAGCTACCCCAGTCGTTCCGCGTCAGAAATCAATCGCGATGCCCTTCTTTTCCCAATCGCCGTAGCGGACGGGCGAGAGGCCATCGGGGTCGGCCTCGGGGATGGCCTCTTCCGGCACGGGCACGGGCGGGCTGGGCGACAAATGCGCGGGCGGTTTGACGTGGGGCGGACGGCGGGAAGGTTCGGTCATCGTTGCGGCTCGCGCTGTTCGGCTCCATGTGGGCTGCGATGACAGAACAGACAAGCAGCGATCCCCAACCAGCCGGCGTTGCCGCGCGCGCCGCGGCCTTGCGCCTGCTGGAGGCTGTGCTGCGGCGCGGGCTGCCGCTTGAGAGCGCGCTCGACAATGCCACGCGCGGATTGGAACGCAGCGACGATCGGGCGCTGGCCCATGCGCTGGCGGCCGAAGTCCTGCGGCGACTGACCGATCTCGATGCGCTGATTGACAGCGCCACTGCCAAGGCCTTGCCGGACGATGCCAAGGCGCGGTTCGTGCTGCGGATCGCGCTGGCGCAGGCGCTGCAATTGGGCACGCCGCCCCATGCCGCGATCGCGACGGTGCTGCCGCTGGTCGATGGCGGTCCGCGGCGGCTGGTCCACGGCGTGTTCGGGACGCTGATGCGCAAGGGCGTGCGCATGCCGGACGTGCCGTCCCTGCCTGACGGGGTCGCGCTGCGCTGGCACGGTGCATGGGGTGATGACATGCTGGCGGCGGCCGAGCAGGCTATCGCGGCGCCGCCGCCGCTCGACCTGACCCTGCGCGACGCGGGTGGAGACTGGGTGGACAAGCTTGGTGGCCTCAGCCTTGCGGCGGGCCATGTCCGGCTCCCGGCGGGCGCGCGCATCACCGAATTGCCCGGCTTCGAAGAAGGGGCGTGGTGGGTTCAGGACATTTCGGCGTCGCTGCCGGCGCGGCTGATCGGCAGCGGAAGCGGGCGTGCGCTCGATCTCTGTGCGGCACCCGGCGGCAAGACGATGCAGCTTGCCGCGGCCGGTTGGGACGTGACCGCGCTCGACAATGCGGAGCCGCGCCTCAAGCGGGTGCGGGAGAATCTGCAGCGGACAAGGCTGAAGGCAAAGCTCCTTGTCGGCGATGCGCTGACCTTCTCCGACGCGCCCTATGACGCGGTGCTGCTCGACGCGCCCTGCTCGGCGACCGGCATCTTCCGGCGCCATCCCGACGTGCTGTATCGCGTCAAGCCGCGCGCCATTGCCGCGCTCGCGGAGCAGCAGCAGGCGATGCTGGCGCGTGCGGCCAGCCTGGTGAGGCCGGGCGGGCGGCTAATCTATTCGGTCTGCTCACTCGAGCGCGAGGAAGGGGAGCGGGTGGCCGACGCCTTCCTCGCCAGCCATGCCGGCTTCGCCGCCGAGCCGGTTACAGCAGAAGAATTGCCCAGGGGACTGGCACCGGACGAGGCGGGGCGGGTGCGCGTCTTGCCCGGCGCATTTGCCGCGGAGGGCGGCGCGGACGGCTTCTTCGTGGCGCGCTTCCGGCGGAACTGAGCGCACGATCAGGGCCATTGCCGGTCCCGAGCGCGCATCCTAAAGCTTAGGGATGGCCCGTCCGATCCTGATTTCCGCCTCGATCCTGTCCGCCGATTTCGCGCGGCTCGGCGATGAGGTACGGGCGGTGGATGCGGCGGGCATCGACTGGATCCATATCGATGTGATGGACGGTCATTTCGTGCCGAACATTACGTTGGGACCGCAGACGGTTAAAGCGATCCGTCCGCACACGACCAAGACGTTGGATGTCCACCTGATGATCGCTCCAGTCGATCGCTATCTCGAGGCCTTCGCCGAAGCCGGAGCCGACCTGATGACGGTCCATGCCGAGGCGGGGCCGCATCTGCACCGCACGATCCAGGCGATTAAGGGGCTGGGTAAAAAGGCGGGGCTGGCGCTCAATCCTGCGACGCCGGTCGAAGCGGTCGATTATGTGATCGAGGACCTCGACGTGATCATGGTGATGAGCGTCAATCCGGGCTTCGGCGGCCAGAGCTTCATCGACAGCCAATTGCGCAAGATCGAGGCGTTGCGCGGCCGGATCGACGCCAGCGGGCGCGATATCGGGCTCGAGGTCGATGGCGGGATCGGGCCGCAGAATATCGCCAAGGCGATCGCCGCGGGTGCCAATATCCTTGTCGCCGGCACGTCCACCTTCAAGGGCGGCCCGGCCAGCTACGCCGCCAATGTCGCCGCGCTGCGCGAGGCGCGCTGATGACCGACGAGCCCGGCGCGGGCGACGATGACGACCAGGGCAAGCGCCAGCTTCGCGCGGGCGAGCGGCCGGGTACATCGCTGACCGAGAAACTGGGTCAAGGCATCAGGCGGCTGTCATGGCGGACGCCGGTTCACAAGCTGCGCCTGCGGGGGCGCTATCCGCTGCAATTGCTCGACGTGCCCGCCGATCCGATTCCGGGCAATGCGGCGGCCGGGCGGGCCTTGCTCGAAGGACGCATGGTAGCGGCCGGCGAGAGTATCGCGTTCGACGCGCTCGGCCGAGGCGGCTTTTCGCCTGCCTTCGCGGACTATTGGCAGAGCTTCGCCTGGCTGCGCGATCTTGCCGCCGCGGCTGATCGGCGGACCGCAACTCCGGTAGCCGACGGGTTGATGCGGCAATGGCTCGCGGCGCACGCGCGGACGGTCAGCGAACCCGCCTGGCGCCCGGATCTATGGGGCCGGCGCATCCTGTTCTGGACGGCTTATGCGCCGATCCTGCTCGACACGCGCGACGCGGAGTATCGCAAGGCGGTGCTCAACGCGCTCGCGCGCGGCGCGCGCCATCTCGACGGCGCGGCGGATACGGCGCCGCAGGGGCTGGCGCGGGTGACGGCCTGGGCGGGTGTGATAGCGGCGGGCCTGCTATTTCCGGGCGGCGACCTGCGCACGGCGCATGGCGAGGCGGGGATCACACGCGCGCTGGCGCTGGCGGTGCATAGCGACGGCGGGCTGATCTCACGCGCGCCGGTCGAGCAACTGGCCTTGGTCGAGCTGCTGGCGCAGCTGCGTGGCGTCTATGAAGTGCGGGCGCGGCCGCCTTCGGGCGCGGTCGCGCTGGCGCTCGCCAATGCGGTGCCGGTGCTGGCGAGCGCGACGCTGGGCGACGGCGCCTTGTCGAGCTGGCAGGGCGGCGGTCCGGCTGGCGCGGCGCGGGTGGCGGCGGCGCTGGCTGCGATCAGCGTGCGCGGCGGGACGCGCGACGATGCGCGTGACTGGGGTTATCAGCGTTTCTGCTGCGGGCAGACGCGCCTGATCGTCGACGCCGCACCGCCGCCGGCGGCAGCGCTGGCGCGTGGCGCGTGCGCTTCGACATTGGCATTCGAGTTGTCCGATGGCCCGCAGCGGCTGGTCGTCAATTGCGGTGGGGGGGCGGGGCTGCCGGCCGAGCTGGCGAGGGGGCTGCGCACCACTGCGGCGCATTCCACCCTGGTGCTTGCGGAGACGAATTCGACCGCGCTCCATCCGGACGGCGCGATGGGGCGCGGCGTGACCGAGGTCGAGATGACGCGCAGCGACGGGGCGGAGGCAAGCCGGATCGAGGCGGCGCATGACGGCTATGTCAAACGCTTCGGCTTCAGCCATGTCCGGCGCCTGAGCCTGACCGCGGACGGCCGCGCGCTCGATGGCGAGGACCGGTTGGTGCCGG
It includes:
- a CDS encoding DUF1674 domain-containing protein, whose amino-acid sequence is MTEPSRRPPHVKPPAHLSPSPPVPVPEEAIPEADPDGLSPVRYGDWEKKGIAIDF
- a CDS encoding RsmB/NOP family class I SAM-dependent RNA methyltransferase, with product MTEQTSSDPQPAGVAARAAALRLLEAVLRRGLPLESALDNATRGLERSDDRALAHALAAEVLRRLTDLDALIDSATAKALPDDAKARFVLRIALAQALQLGTPPHAAIATVLPLVDGGPRRLVHGVFGTLMRKGVRMPDVPSLPDGVALRWHGAWGDDMLAAAEQAIAAPPPLDLTLRDAGGDWVDKLGGLSLAAGHVRLPAGARITELPGFEEGAWWVQDISASLPARLIGSGSGRALDLCAAPGGKTMQLAAAGWDVTALDNAEPRLKRVRENLQRTRLKAKLLVGDALTFSDAPYDAVLLDAPCSATGIFRRHPDVLYRVKPRAIAALAEQQQAMLARAASLVRPGGRLIYSVCSLEREEGERVADAFLASHAGFAAEPVTAEELPRGLAPDEAGRVRVLPGAFAAEGGADGFFVARFRRN
- a CDS encoding heparinase II/III family protein; this translates as MTDEPGAGDDDDQGKRQLRAGERPGTSLTEKLGQGIRRLSWRTPVHKLRLRGRYPLQLLDVPADPIPGNAAAGRALLEGRMVAAGESIAFDALGRGGFSPAFADYWQSFAWLRDLAAAADRRTATPVADGLMRQWLAAHARTVSEPAWRPDLWGRRILFWTAYAPILLDTRDAEYRKAVLNALARGARHLDGAADTAPQGLARVTAWAGVIAAGLLFPGGDLRTAHGEAGITRALALAVHSDGGLISRAPVEQLALVELLAQLRGVYEVRARPPSGAVALALANAVPVLASATLGDGALSSWQGGGPAGAARVAAALAAISVRGGTRDDARDWGYQRFCCGQTRLIVDAAPPPAAALARGACASTLAFELSDGPQRLVVNCGGGAGLPAELARGLRTTAAHSTLVLAETNSTALHPDGAMGRGVTEVEMTRSDGAEASRIEAAHDGYVKRFGFSHVRRLSLTADGRALDGEDRLVPAGRKKAASTPLALWFHLAPGIETVLTTDGQGALLRPSTGLGWQFRTRAGALSLEDSLWIDGAGRPRAAKALVVALDTPETGATIPWSFRRVR
- the rpe gene encoding ribulose-phosphate 3-epimerase is translated as MARPILISASILSADFARLGDEVRAVDAAGIDWIHIDVMDGHFVPNITLGPQTVKAIRPHTTKTLDVHLMIAPVDRYLEAFAEAGADLMTVHAEAGPHLHRTIQAIKGLGKKAGLALNPATPVEAVDYVIEDLDVIMVMSVNPGFGGQSFIDSQLRKIEALRGRIDASGRDIGLEVDGGIGPQNIAKAIAAGANILVAGTSTFKGGPASYAANVAALREAR